In Actinomycetes bacterium, the genomic window GACCCTAGCCGCGACCGGCGTCAGCCCGGACCTGCGCGTGCGCGACCTGGGGGACGACGACCTGGTCAAGCTGCGCGACTACATCGAGGGCAACTACCAGGTCGAGGGTGACCTGCGCCGCGAGGTGCAGGCCGACATCCGCCGCAAGGTGGAGATCGGCTGCTACCAGGGCCTGCGGCACCGTCGGGGGCTGCCGGTCCACGGCCAGCGCACCCACACGAACGCGCGCACCCGCAAGGGGCCGCGCCGCGCCATCGCCGGCAAGAAGAAGCCGGGCAAGAAGTAGCAGTCCGCACGGTCCAGTACCGATGCCGGACCGACGACCTCCCAGGAGCTAACCGAAGATGCCCCCAAAGAGCCGCACCGCGGCAGGCGCCAAGAAGGTGCGCCGCAAAGAGAAGAAGAACGTGGCCCACGGCCACGCTCACATCAAGAGCACGTTCAACAACACGATCGTCTCCATCACCGACCCGATGGGGAACGTGATCGCGTGGGCGTCCGCCGGCCAGGTCGGCTTCAAGGGCTCCCGCAAGTCCACACCGTTCGCCGCGCAGATGACCGCTGAGGCTGCGGCCCGGCGTGCCATGGAGCACGGCATGCGCAAGGTCGAGGTGTTCGTGAAGGGTCCCGGCTCCGGCCGGGAGACCGCGATCCGCTCGCTGCAGGCCACCGGCCTGGAGGTCGGCTCGATCCAGGACGTCACCCCCATGCCGCACAACGGCTGCCGCCCGCCCAAGCGTCGCCGCGTCTGACGGCGGACAGGAGACATCGAACACTCATGGCCCGTTACACCGGTGCGGACTGCAAGCGCTGCCGCCGCGAGAAGACCAAGCTGTTCCTGAAGGGCGCCAAGTGCGAGTCGCCCAAGTGTCCGATCGAGATCCGGCCCTACCCCCCGGGTGAGCACGGCCGCGGTCGGACCAAGGACAGCGAGTACCTGCTGCAGATGCGCGAGAAGCAGAAGTGCGCGCGCATCTACGGCGTCCTGGAGAAGCAGTTCCGTGGCTACTACGAGGAGGCGCAGCGTCAGTCCGGCAAGACCGGCGAGAACCTGCTGCGCATCCTGGAGAGCCGGCTGGACAACGTCGTGTACCGCGCTGGCTTCGCCAAGTCCCGTGACATGGCCCGCCAGGTCGTGCGGCACGGCCACATCACGGTCAACGGTCGCAAGGTCGACATCCCGTCGTACCGGGTGACCGAGAGCGACATCGTCGAGGTCCGGCAGGCCTCCCTCGAGCTGACCCCATTCGTGGTCGCCCGGGCCGAGGCCGGCGAGAAGACCGTCCCGGCCTGGCTCGAGGTCATCCCCACCCGGATGCGGATCCTCGTGCACGCCCTCCCGGCCCGGCAGGTCATCGACACGCCGGTCCAGGAGCAGCTCATCGTCGAGCTCTACTCCAAGTAGGCCCGTCGTCTCGCCCCCGGCCGGTGGCCGGGGGCGAGACACCGAACAGGCAGCATCCGTCGGCGTCAAATTGCGGGCGCCCGACCCAGGAGGAACTCCCTTGCTCATCGCGCAGCGACCCACCCTGACCGAGGAAGTGGTCGACGACACCCGTTCGCGGTTCATCGTCGAGCCCCTCGAGCCCGGTTTCGGCTACACCCTCGGCAACTCGCTTCGGCGCACCCTGCTGTCGTCGATCCCCGGTGCGGCCGTCACCTCGATCCGCATCGACGGCGTCCTGCACGAGTTCACCACCGTGCCGGGCGTGGCCGAGGACGTCACCGACCTGATCCTGAACATCAAGGGCCTGGTGGTCAGCTCCGAGCACGACGAGCCGGTCGTCATGTACCTGCGCAAGCAGGGCCCCGGCGAGGTCACCGCAGCCGACATAGCCCCGCCCGCCGGTGTCGAGGTGCACAACCCCGAGCTGCACCTGGCGACCATCAACGCCAAGGGCAAGCTGGAGATCGAGCTCACCGTCGAGCGTGGCCGTGGCTACGTCTCCGCGGCGCAGAACAAGCAGCTCGGCCAGGAGATCGGCCGGATCCCGGTCGACTCGATCTACTCGCCGGTGCTGCGGGTGACCTACAAGGTCGAGGCCACCCGTGTCGAGCAGCGCACCGACTTCGACCGGCTGGTTGTCGACGTGGAGACCAAGCCGTCGATGCGGGCACGGGACGCCGTGGCCAGTGCCGGCAAGACCCTCGTCGAGCTGTTCGGGCTGTTCCGCGAGCTCAATGTCGAGGCCGAGGGCATCGACATGGGCCCGTC contains:
- the rpsM gene encoding 30S ribosomal protein S13, which encodes MARLVGVDLPREKRLEVALTYIYGIGRTRAQQTLAATGVSPDLRVRDLGDDDLVKLRDYIEGNYQVEGDLRREVQADIRRKVEIGCYQGLRHRRGLPVHGQRTHTNARTRKGPRRAIAGKKKPGKK
- the rpsK gene encoding 30S ribosomal protein S11 codes for the protein MPPKSRTAAGAKKVRRKEKKNVAHGHAHIKSTFNNTIVSITDPMGNVIAWASAGQVGFKGSRKSTPFAAQMTAEAAARRAMEHGMRKVEVFVKGPGSGRETAIRSLQATGLEVGSIQDVTPMPHNGCRPPKRRRV
- the rpsD gene encoding 30S ribosomal protein S4 gives rise to the protein MARYTGADCKRCRREKTKLFLKGAKCESPKCPIEIRPYPPGEHGRGRTKDSEYLLQMREKQKCARIYGVLEKQFRGYYEEAQRQSGKTGENLLRILESRLDNVVYRAGFAKSRDMARQVVRHGHITVNGRKVDIPSYRVTESDIVEVRQASLELTPFVVARAEAGEKTVPAWLEVIPTRMRILVHALPARQVIDTPVQEQLIVELYSK
- a CDS encoding DNA-directed RNA polymerase subunit alpha — protein: MLIAQRPTLTEEVVDDTRSRFIVEPLEPGFGYTLGNSLRRTLLSSIPGAAVTSIRIDGVLHEFTTVPGVAEDVTDLILNIKGLVVSSEHDEPVVMYLRKQGPGEVTAADIAPPAGVEVHNPELHLATINAKGKLEIELTVERGRGYVSAAQNKQLGQEIGRIPVDSIYSPVLRVTYKVEATRVEQRTDFDRLVVDVETKPSMRARDAVASAGKTLVELFGLFRELNVEAEGIDMGPSPTDAALAADLALPIEELELTVRSYNCLKREGIHSVGELVSRSEADLLDIRNFGAKSIDEVKAKLVTMGLALKDSPPGFDPGLVVDNYGEDDDYQGFAEDEQL